A section of the Bacillus pumilus genome encodes:
- a CDS encoding class I SAM-dependent methyltransferase, whose translation MNPYAKAENQFSQNAENYRDSPIFAAGEELEWIKAAANTKGHEHLLDIGCGAGHTVFSFSDIISKGIGIDVTQKMIEVASALAKERQLKHITFERAAAETLTFADESFDIVTCRFAAHHFPNLPAAMSEISRVLKKGGAFLLVDHYAPENAVQDSFINHLNRLRDPSHVRESSLSEWEELFASNQLTQKEIRYWDLQIDYQDWITRGRTPENVQEEIVTHLQAAALDTKQLFQLQFDAQQHPISFCLKAALIRGIKN comes from the coding sequence ATGAATCCATATGCTAAAGCCGAAAACCAATTCTCACAAAATGCTGAGAACTATCGCGATTCACCTATATTTGCAGCCGGAGAAGAGTTGGAATGGATAAAAGCGGCAGCAAACACGAAGGGACACGAGCATTTACTTGATATCGGTTGCGGAGCTGGACATACCGTTTTTTCCTTTTCAGACATCATTTCTAAAGGAATCGGCATTGATGTCACGCAAAAAATGATCGAGGTTGCATCAGCACTTGCAAAAGAACGTCAGCTGAAGCATATTACTTTTGAACGGGCAGCCGCAGAAACATTGACATTCGCTGATGAATCATTTGACATCGTGACGTGCCGGTTTGCCGCTCACCACTTTCCAAACCTTCCCGCAGCCATGTCTGAAATCAGCCGAGTCTTAAAAAAAGGCGGTGCATTTCTGCTCGTCGATCATTATGCACCTGAGAATGCGGTACAGGATTCATTCATTAATCATCTAAATAGACTCAGAGATCCTTCTCATGTGCGAGAAAGCTCTTTATCAGAATGGGAAGAGCTTTTCGCTTCCAACCAACTGACTCAAAAAGAGATTCGTTACTGGGATCTACAAATTGATTATCAGGACTGGATCACACGCGGACGCACACCAGAGAATGTTCAAGAGGAGATCGTTACCCATCTTCAAGCCGCAGCCCTTGATACAAAGCAGCTCTTTCAGCTTCAATTCGATGCACAGCAGCACCCTATTTCTTTCTGCTTAAAAGCTGCACTCATTCGAGGAATCAAGAATTAA
- a CDS encoding LysR family transcriptional regulator, translated as MMEYVMEVYRQKSFTKAAEELHIAQPSLSQQIKKLEEELDTPLFIRKYGQVTPTPQGSRFIKRAESILKEKDDLLREMGEAAYEVGKELNIGAPAVTGGYVLPSLLKTFCQTYPHVHVRLIEESPRELEKLLLAGQLDLAILSMPVEHESLKTKHMLTEPLLLAVPPSAQPWLQAELNDIIHQRDQKGTVPFRLLEDASFIMLKEGYGFRQVVTELCHHHGFQPKITFETSHIQTAQALVKNGLGVTVVPKMVAQEERNEVTYLKIDSSPTRTLVFAYVEERYLTKAAQALMDLYQNQENT; from the coding sequence ATGATGGAATATGTTATGGAAGTGTATCGGCAGAAAAGTTTTACAAAAGCAGCAGAAGAGCTTCACATTGCACAGCCTTCTTTAAGCCAACAAATAAAGAAGCTAGAAGAGGAATTAGACACACCCCTATTTATTCGAAAGTATGGACAAGTCACACCCACACCTCAAGGGAGTCGGTTCATTAAAAGGGCTGAGAGCATTTTGAAGGAAAAAGATGATTTGTTGCGAGAGATGGGAGAAGCAGCTTATGAGGTGGGGAAAGAGCTGAACATTGGAGCGCCAGCCGTCACAGGGGGATATGTCTTGCCCAGTTTACTAAAAACTTTTTGTCAAACGTATCCTCATGTTCACGTTCGACTAATAGAAGAATCACCTCGTGAGCTAGAAAAACTTCTATTGGCTGGTCAGTTGGATTTGGCTATTTTATCTATGCCGGTCGAGCATGAATCATTGAAAACGAAACACATGCTGACAGAGCCGCTTCTTCTTGCAGTTCCGCCATCTGCTCAACCTTGGTTACAGGCGGAATTGAACGATATCATCCATCAAAGAGATCAGAAAGGGACTGTTCCGTTTCGCCTTTTGGAAGACGCCTCATTTATTATGCTGAAAGAGGGATATGGCTTCCGGCAAGTGGTCACAGAACTCTGTCATCATCATGGCTTTCAGCCGAAGATAACCTTTGAAACAAGTCATATTCAAACAGCGCAGGCATTGGTCAAAAATGGGCTAGGTGTGACAGTTGTGCCGAAAATGGTGGCACAAGAGGAAAGGAACGAAGTCACTTATTTGAAAATTGATTCAAGTCCAACCCGCACACTTGTGTTTGCATATGTGGAAGAAAGGTATTTAACGAAAGCCGCTCAAGCACTAATGGACCTTTATCAAAATCAGGAAAATACTTAA
- a CDS encoding carbon-nitrogen family hydrolase, translating to MKIALVQMDVQIGEPDVNFQKAEAFLEEAIRQQPDLIILPEMWNTGYALEQADQLADVNGERTKQLFSSFAHKHQVILIAGSVLNKRTEDEKITNTMYIFNRQGELLVDYDKIHLFRLMDEHNYLTAGDQLCLFDYDEDVKIGAMICYDLRFPQLSRTLVNKGAKVLINTAQWPSARVDHWRSLLIARAIENQSFMIAVNRTGTSRDTEFPGHSMVIDPLGRILLETNHEEDIYYGDIDLQLVDEVRQQIPVMTDQRLDIY from the coding sequence ATGAAAATCGCCCTTGTCCAAATGGACGTACAAATCGGTGAACCTGATGTAAACTTTCAAAAAGCAGAAGCATTTTTAGAAGAAGCGATCCGCCAGCAGCCTGATCTGATCATTTTACCCGAAATGTGGAATACCGGTTACGCTCTTGAACAAGCCGATCAGCTTGCGGATGTAAACGGTGAACGCACAAAACAACTTTTCTCTTCCTTTGCCCATAAGCACCAAGTGATTCTTATCGCCGGAAGTGTATTGAACAAGCGCACAGAAGATGAGAAGATCACCAACACAATGTATATCTTTAACCGCCAAGGTGAGCTTTTAGTTGATTATGATAAAATTCACTTATTCCGCTTAATGGATGAGCACAACTATTTAACCGCTGGTGATCAACTTTGTTTATTTGACTATGATGAGGATGTGAAGATCGGTGCGATGATCTGCTACGACCTTCGCTTTCCGCAGCTTTCTAGAACACTTGTCAACAAAGGGGCAAAGGTGCTTATCAATACGGCGCAATGGCCGTCAGCAAGAGTGGATCATTGGCGCAGCTTGCTCATCGCAAGAGCGATTGAAAATCAGTCCTTTATGATTGCTGTTAACAGAACAGGCACAAGCAGAGACACTGAATTCCCTGGTCATTCCATGGTGATTGATCCACTTGGCCGTATTTTACTTGAAACAAACCATGAGGAAGATATTTATTATGGGGACATTGATCTCCAGCTAGTGGATGAAGTGAGACAGCAGATTCCTGTGATGACAGATCAGCGTCTGGATATTTATTAG
- a CDS encoding acetylxylan esterase has translation MQLFDLPLDDLKKYKPKKTARPDFSDFWKASLEELNQVEAELALEPYDYPVKGVKVYRLTYQSFGHSRIEGWYAVPDQAGLHPALVHFHGYNASYDGGIHDIVNWALHGYATFGMLVRGQGGSEDKTVTPGGQALGWMTKGILSKETYYYRGVYLDAVRALDVIQSFPEVDEHRIGVVGGSQGGALAVAAAALSDIPKVVVADYPYLSNFERAVDVALEQPYLEINSYFRRNSDPAVEEKAFETLSYFDLINLAGWVNQPTLMAIGLIDQITPPSTVFAVYNHLETDKDLKVYRYFGHEYISAFQTEKLAFLQKHLTN, from the coding sequence ATGCAATTGTTTGATTTACCATTAGATGATCTCAAAAAGTATAAACCGAAGAAAACAGCACGTCCTGATTTCTCAGACTTTTGGAAGGCGTCGCTTGAAGAACTGAACCAAGTGGAGGCAGAGCTAGCACTTGAACCTTATGATTATCCAGTAAAGGGAGTGAAGGTGTATCGCCTGACGTATCAAAGCTTTGGACATTCTCGAATTGAAGGTTGGTATGCAGTACCAGATCAAGCAGGTCTACACCCAGCACTCGTACATTTTCACGGCTATAATGCCAGCTATGACGGCGGCATTCATGACATTGTCAATTGGGCACTGCATGGCTATGCGACGTTTGGTATGCTCGTCCGAGGTCAGGGCGGCAGTGAAGATAAGACAGTGACACCAGGCGGGCAGGCTCTGGGGTGGATGACAAAGGGCATTTTATCGAAAGAGACCTACTATTATCGAGGTGTTTATTTAGATGCGGTTCGAGCACTTGACGTGATTCAGTCTTTCCCAGAAGTGGATGAACACCGGATTGGCGTGGTGGGCGGAAGCCAGGGTGGTGCACTAGCGGTTGCAGCTGCAGCACTTTCAGACATTCCAAAGGTCGTCGTGGCAGATTATCCGTACTTATCGAATTTCGAACGTGCAGTAGATGTGGCATTGGAGCAGCCTTATTTAGAAATCAATTCATACTTTCGCAGAAACAGCGATCCAGCAGTGGAAGAAAAGGCATTTGAAACGTTAAGTTATTTTGATTTGATCAATTTAGCCGGATGGGTGAACCAGCCCACATTAATGGCCATCGGTTTGATCGATCAAATTACCCCGCCATCTACTGTGTTTGCAGTATACAACCATTTAGAAACAGATAAAGATTTAAAAGTGTATCGCTACTTTGGACACGAGTACATCTCGGCTTTTCAAACAGAGAAGCTTGCCTTCTTACAAAAGCATTTAACGAATTAA
- a CDS encoding nucleotidyltransferase domain-containing protein, producing MQNSLERVDGRLRERIKEELKIIEETYDVKICLAVESGSRAWGFPSTDSDYDVRFLYVPRKEWYWAMEEQRDVIERPIDDMLDISGWELRKALRLFNKSNPSIMEWLSSDIIYAESFSLAKKLRELKDRAFYPAALMYHYLNMARRNESRHLRGEQVRIKKYFYVLRPLLACQWIERYRTVPPMDFHELLKDLVEEGPLLTEIHELLKRKMDGEEMDVENRLAHVHPFIDKELVRFDELVKSYNQPKDNLMQELNELLQSTLDEVWT from the coding sequence ATGCAGAATTCTTTAGAAAGAGTTGATGGACGCTTGAGAGAGAGAATTAAGGAAGAGCTAAAAATCATCGAAGAAACGTATGACGTAAAGATTTGTCTTGCCGTCGAATCAGGCAGTAGGGCATGGGGATTTCCCTCGACCGATAGTGATTATGATGTTCGTTTTTTATATGTTCCCCGGAAAGAATGGTATTGGGCGATGGAAGAGCAGCGGGATGTCATTGAACGACCGATTGATGACATGCTTGATATCAGCGGCTGGGAGCTGAGAAAGGCACTTCGTTTATTCAATAAATCAAATCCATCCATTATGGAATGGCTGTCTTCTGATATCATCTATGCTGAATCTTTCTCTTTGGCAAAGAAGCTAAGAGAATTAAAGGACCGAGCGTTTTACCCTGCGGCTTTGATGTATCATTACCTCAATATGGCGAGGCGGAATGAGAGCCGGCATTTACGAGGAGAGCAGGTGCGAATCAAGAAGTATTTCTATGTACTTCGTCCGCTTCTTGCCTGTCAGTGGATTGAACGTTACCGAACAGTTCCACCAATGGACTTTCATGAATTGCTCAAGGATCTAGTGGAGGAAGGCCCGCTTTTAACAGAAATTCACGAACTGCTCAAACGTAAAATGGACGGAGAAGAAATGGATGTAGAGAACCGTCTCGCTCATGTCCATCCATTTATCGACAAAGAACTAGTGCGTTTTGATGAATTGGTGAAAAGCTACAATCAGCCGAAAGACAATCTGATGCAAGAATTAAATGAGCTTTTGCAGTCTACCCTTGATGAGGTGTGGACGTAG
- a CDS encoding proline dehydrogenase family protein codes for MESVTRNFFLFLSKSSLLNHIARNWGSAVASKKIIGGKDFESAISVIKRLNDQGMAVTVDHLGEFVTKAEIANERTDECIQTIQRIAEAKLNSHVSLKMTSLGLDIDDDLVYRNMKRILDTAEKHRIMVTIDMEDEQRCQKTLDIFKEMKSQYEYVSTVLQAYLYRTEKDLDDLNELQPFLRLVKGAYKESAEVAYPNKKDVDQNYKKLIEKQLLTGNYTAIATHDDQMIEFTKNIVKKHNIPTSQFEFQMLYGMRSETQQALVKEGYQMRVYTPYGREWYGYYMRRLAERPANIAFALKGMTKK; via the coding sequence ATGGAGTCGGTCACAAGAAATTTCTTCTTGTTTTTGTCAAAGAGCAGTCTCTTGAACCATATAGCTCGTAATTGGGGAAGTGCTGTTGCATCTAAGAAAATCATCGGTGGGAAAGATTTTGAGAGCGCTATCTCTGTCATTAAACGATTAAATGATCAAGGAATGGCTGTTACAGTCGATCACCTTGGTGAGTTTGTCACAAAGGCAGAGATTGCAAATGAGCGAACGGATGAGTGTATTCAAACCATTCAGCGGATTGCAGAGGCCAAGCTCAATTCCCACGTGTCACTCAAAATGACATCACTCGGCCTGGATATTGACGATGACCTTGTGTATCGCAATATGAAACGTATTTTAGATACGGCAGAAAAACACCGTATCATGGTGACAATCGATATGGAGGATGAACAGCGCTGTCAAAAAACGCTGGACATTTTTAAAGAGATGAAATCTCAATATGAGTATGTCAGTACGGTCCTGCAGGCGTATTTGTACAGAACAGAAAAGGATCTTGATGACCTCAATGAGCTGCAACCATTTTTACGACTTGTAAAGGGTGCCTATAAGGAATCCGCCGAAGTGGCGTATCCAAACAAAAAAGACGTTGATCAGAATTACAAGAAACTGATCGAAAAGCAATTACTCACAGGGAACTATACAGCCATTGCGACACATGACGATCAAATGATCGAGTTCACGAAAAATATTGTGAAAAAACACAATATACCGACAAGTCAGTTCGAATTTCAAATGCTGTATGGTATGAGATCAGAAACGCAGCAGGCACTTGTGAAGGAAGGCTATCAAATGAGGGTCTACACACCGTATGGACGAGAGTGGTATGGCTACTACATGAGACGTCTTGCAGAACGGCCGGCAAACATTGCCTTTGCTTTAAAAGGAATGACGAAAAAATAA
- the pruA gene encoding L-glutamate gamma-semialdehyde dehydrogenase has protein sequence MTTPYKHEPFTDFSQEENRKAFEQALAKVTETLGQTYPLVINGERIETKDQIVSINPAKKDEVVGTVSKAGKEEAEQAVQAAAKAFETWRYTSPEERASVIFRAAASIRRKKHEYSALLVKEAGKPWNEADADTAEAIDFLEYYARQMLELAKGKPVNSREGEHNQYVYTPTGVTLVIPPWNFLFAIMAGTTVAPIVTGNTVVLKPASATPVIAARFVEELEQAGLPKGVVNFVPGSGAEVGDYLVDHPKTSLITFTGSREVGTRIFERAAKVQPGQQHLKRVIAEMGGKDTVVVDEDADVELAANAIFTSAFGFSGQKCSAGSRAVVHEKLYDQVIERVKEITETKTTANPLSADVYMGPVIDQASFDKITDYIEVGKQEGRLVTGGTSDDSEGYFIHPTVFADLEPTSRLMQEEIFGPVLAFSKVSSFDEALEVANNTEYGLTGAVITNNRDHINRAKQEFHVGNLYFNRNCTGAIVGYHPFGGFKMSGTDSKAGGPDYLALHMQAKTISEMF, from the coding sequence ATGACAACACCTTACAAACATGAACCATTCACGGATTTTAGCCAAGAAGAAAACCGCAAAGCGTTTGAACAAGCATTAGCAAAGGTAACAGAAACACTGGGTCAAACCTATCCGCTCGTGATTAATGGAGAAAGAATCGAAACGAAAGACCAAATTGTCTCGATCAATCCAGCGAAAAAGGATGAAGTTGTTGGAACGGTATCAAAGGCCGGAAAAGAAGAGGCAGAACAAGCGGTTCAGGCTGCGGCGAAAGCATTTGAAACTTGGCGCTACACGTCTCCAGAAGAAAGAGCCAGCGTTATTTTCCGTGCTGCGGCAAGCATTCGCCGTAAAAAGCATGAGTATTCAGCCCTTCTTGTTAAAGAAGCAGGTAAGCCTTGGAATGAAGCGGACGCAGATACAGCAGAAGCGATCGACTTCCTTGAATATTATGCTCGTCAAATGCTGGAGCTGGCGAAAGGCAAACCAGTGAACAGCCGTGAAGGAGAACACAATCAATACGTATACACCCCAACTGGCGTGACACTCGTCATTCCGCCGTGGAACTTCTTGTTTGCCATTATGGCAGGAACAACAGTAGCACCAATCGTTACAGGGAATACAGTTGTCTTAAAACCTGCAAGTGCAACTCCTGTCATTGCGGCACGTTTTGTGGAAGAGCTTGAGCAGGCAGGTCTTCCAAAGGGTGTGGTGAACTTTGTACCAGGAAGCGGAGCTGAAGTTGGAGATTACTTAGTCGATCACCCGAAAACAAGCCTCATTACATTCACTGGATCAAGAGAAGTAGGGACACGTATCTTTGAACGCGCAGCTAAAGTACAGCCAGGTCAGCAGCATTTAAAGCGTGTCATTGCTGAAATGGGCGGTAAGGATACAGTGGTTGTAGATGAGGATGCAGACGTCGAATTAGCGGCTAATGCTATTTTCACATCAGCCTTCGGTTTTTCAGGTCAGAAATGTTCAGCTGGATCTCGGGCTGTCGTCCACGAGAAGCTGTATGACCAAGTGATCGAGCGAGTGAAGGAAATCACAGAAACGAAAACAACAGCGAACCCTCTTTCCGCGGATGTCTATATGGGACCTGTCATTGATCAAGCGTCCTTTGACAAGATCACAGATTATATCGAAGTGGGTAAGCAGGAAGGCCGCTTAGTCACTGGTGGAACGAGTGATGATTCGGAAGGATACTTCATTCACCCAACCGTTTTTGCAGATCTTGAGCCAACATCTCGCTTGATGCAAGAAGAAATCTTTGGACCTGTCTTGGCCTTCTCGAAAGTGTCTAGCTTTGATGAGGCACTTGAAGTAGCCAACAACACGGAATATGGTTTGACAGGTGCTGTCATTACCAATAATCGGGACCATATCAATCGTGCGAAGCAGGAGTTCCATGTAGGGAATCTCTACTTTAACCGTAACTGCACAGGAGCCATCGTAGGATACCACCCATTCGGCGGATTCAAAATGTCAGGAACCGATTCAAAAGCAGGCGGTCCAGATTACCTAGCTCTACACATGCAGGCAAAAACGATTAGTGAAATGTTTTAA
- a CDS encoding PucR family transcriptional regulator — MEEILEKLHTFFDVDKLIAFISGYLKKPVILESTECQLLAYNSYSIQQFDPVNQQTIFSKECPGSVVDWLKKTGVIERLHKESKPFYVSGHDELGFNRRVAVSAKHKQEVVGFIWVQDIEDSLSQEELQFLHEASFQVGKVIYKNKKQLEKKEGKIEEFFKKVMDDHFYTEEELKWEAENLSIPLPAVFTVMVVHAADNKSETAEDVKDVIRTYLQLEDKVNHVYSVQADIVVILGSLSDRHSPKATAADVIAHLQSKAHAHPSPLYIGMGREYRDVMKMSTSRFEAIEVVKAVKIVGGQELIPYDYENLGVFRFLDSIYSHQKKKNDFNPDLLRLKEKDRDSQTSFLKTLEVYLLNNCKLKPAAEQLFIHQNTLNYRMKQIFEMTSIDLSHFSQRCELFIELMLMKKDQ, encoded by the coding sequence ATGGAAGAGATATTAGAAAAGCTTCACACATTTTTTGATGTCGATAAGTTAATTGCATTTATTAGCGGGTATTTAAAAAAACCAGTCATTTTAGAAAGCACAGAGTGCCAGCTCCTTGCTTATAACTCTTACAGCATTCAGCAGTTTGACCCAGTCAATCAGCAAACGATTTTCTCAAAAGAATGTCCAGGGTCTGTTGTCGATTGGTTAAAGAAAACAGGGGTCATCGAGCGGCTTCACAAGGAGTCAAAGCCTTTTTATGTGAGCGGTCATGACGAGCTCGGGTTTAATCGGCGGGTGGCTGTGAGCGCCAAGCATAAACAAGAGGTTGTCGGCTTTATTTGGGTGCAGGACATTGAGGATTCCCTCTCGCAGGAGGAGCTGCAATTTTTGCACGAAGCTTCCTTTCAAGTGGGAAAAGTGATTTATAAGAATAAGAAACAGCTGGAGAAAAAGGAAGGCAAGATTGAAGAGTTTTTCAAAAAGGTCATGGATGATCATTTTTATACAGAAGAAGAACTGAAGTGGGAGGCTGAGAATTTAAGCATCCCGCTGCCAGCTGTATTTACTGTCATGGTCGTACACGCTGCCGATAACAAAAGTGAGACGGCAGAAGATGTGAAGGACGTCATCCGGACGTATTTGCAGCTAGAAGACAAGGTGAATCACGTATACTCCGTTCAAGCCGACATTGTGGTGATATTGGGCAGTTTGTCAGACCGGCACTCACCGAAAGCGACTGCGGCTGACGTCATCGCTCATCTGCAATCGAAAGCGCATGCCCATCCTTCTCCCTTGTATATTGGGATGGGAAGAGAGTATCGGGATGTCATGAAAATGAGTACAAGTCGATTTGAAGCGATAGAGGTCGTGAAGGCTGTGAAAATTGTGGGAGGACAAGAGCTGATTCCATATGATTACGAAAATCTAGGGGTTTTCCGGTTCTTAGACTCGATTTACAGCCATCAAAAAAAGAAAAATGATTTCAATCCAGATTTGTTACGTTTGAAAGAAAAAGACCGTGACAGCCAAACCTCATTTTTAAAAACGCTGGAAGTCTACTTATTAAATAACTGCAAGCTAAAGCCAGCCGCAGAGCAGTTGTTTATTCATCAAAATACATTAAACTATCGAATGAAACA